A genomic segment from Yimella sp. cx-51 encodes:
- a CDS encoding exodeoxyribonuclease VII small subunit — MSDQPSKSSTKSAASDANDDIGDLGYEAARDELARIVSTLENGSATLEESMKLWERGEALAAHCHRWLDDAQTRVQKLTDDRDQD, encoded by the coding sequence ATGTCTGACCAGCCCTCGAAGTCGTCGACGAAGTCAGCAGCCAGCGATGCGAACGACGACATCGGCGACCTCGGCTACGAAGCGGCCCGCGACGAACTCGCCCGGATCGTGTCGACCCTTGAGAACGGCTCAGCCACCCTGGAGGAGTCGATGAAGCTCTGGGAACGCGGCGAGGCCTTGGCGGCCCACTGTCACCGGTGGCTGGACGACGCCCAGACCCGCGTCCAGAAACTCACCGACGACCGCGATCAGGACTGA
- a CDS encoding DNA recombination protein RmuC: MNDIGFFVGLALGALLTGLVLWSWLRGRYEGRLVAASTQAALLRERVVDLESQLGDDQQTAQALAPLSSTLARVERQVEAIERERATQYGALGAQLRAVSETTGALHQQTSALAGALKSSNTSGAWGEMQLRRVLEHAGLLRHCDFDEQVRSISRHGKEIRPDAVVRLPGEKVLVIDSKAPVQHFLAAHAEGVDDTEREQLLHAHSRALRGHVESLAAKDYWSGFAAAPEAVLCFVPSEAMLAAAVRAEPDLIDRAMARRVLLVSPTTLLSALQTTALVWRQDTLESNAHELLTLGRELYERLGTLGRHTNKMGDSLRRSVEAYNALVGTLETRVLVSARRMESLGVGSDPVPQVPAVEQAPRPLTAAELIDALEEDVQRPQLRFDLPAPDRRPDSGTASESA, encoded by the coding sequence ATGAACGACATCGGGTTCTTCGTGGGTCTCGCGCTCGGCGCGCTTCTGACCGGGTTGGTGCTGTGGTCATGGCTGCGCGGCCGGTACGAGGGGCGCCTGGTCGCCGCCAGCACGCAGGCTGCACTGCTGCGGGAACGGGTGGTCGACCTCGAATCGCAGCTGGGCGACGACCAACAGACCGCACAGGCGCTCGCGCCACTGTCGTCAACACTGGCTCGGGTCGAACGCCAGGTTGAGGCGATCGAACGAGAGCGCGCCACGCAGTACGGCGCCCTCGGCGCCCAGTTGCGTGCGGTCAGCGAGACCACCGGCGCCCTCCACCAGCAGACCTCGGCGCTCGCCGGTGCGCTGAAGTCGTCCAACACCTCCGGCGCGTGGGGTGAGATGCAGCTGCGCCGTGTGCTCGAACACGCTGGCTTGCTGCGCCACTGCGACTTCGACGAGCAGGTGCGCTCGATCAGTCGCCATGGCAAGGAGATCCGGCCGGACGCGGTAGTGCGCCTGCCGGGCGAGAAGGTGTTGGTGATCGACTCCAAGGCACCCGTGCAGCACTTCCTCGCAGCGCACGCGGAGGGCGTCGACGACACCGAGCGGGAGCAGTTGCTCCACGCCCACAGCCGAGCTCTGCGCGGACACGTGGAGTCACTCGCGGCCAAGGACTACTGGAGTGGTTTTGCCGCCGCCCCGGAGGCGGTGCTGTGCTTCGTGCCCTCGGAAGCGATGCTGGCCGCCGCCGTGCGTGCTGAGCCCGACCTCATCGATCGCGCGATGGCACGCCGGGTGTTGCTGGTCTCCCCCACCACGCTGCTCAGCGCGCTGCAGACCACCGCGCTGGTGTGGCGACAGGACACGCTCGAATCCAACGCCCATGAATTACTCACGCTGGGCCGTGAACTCTATGAACGGCTCGGCACCCTCGGCCGCCACACGAACAAGATGGGCGACTCCCTTCGTCGGTCGGTGGAGGCCTACAACGCGTTGGTCGGCACCCTCGAGACGCGGGTGCTCGTGTCGGCCCGACGCATGGAAAGTCTCGGGGTGGGGTCCGATCCCGTGCCGCAGGTGCCCGCCGTCGAGCAGGCACCACGCCCGTTGACCGCGGCCGAGCTCATCGACGCCCTGGAGGAGGACGTGCAACGGCCGCAGCTGCGCTTCGACCTCCCCGCGCCCGACCGCCGTCCCGACTCGGGCACAGCCTCCGAGTCAGCCTGA
- a CDS encoding threonine/serine exporter ThrE family protein, producing MTHRDDDRTRQLLAYLSAALIAGGAASHEVEQDVRMIARRLGHPTVQVHAQPVGVALSLGHGTPATYESVEGPLRLDQSVAVARIQRGLLDGSMNPDDALLRLRGLRAQPHRHPVGGMYLGGICVAIGLALILQPSWNTVGFALLTAPFVVALMRLAGRGLLPAALMPCIAAFGVSLAAFWAHQHGYVASPLRTLLPPVAVLLPGATIVTGLSELVNGAAVAGTSRLAYGATQLVMFAIGIIGAAALLDVDSAALQNTRIDDLGVWSPAPGLLLVTAGICLMEAVPRRIAPWVLTVLAITMVTQLTVQEGFGQVWPGAFAGAAAATLAAWVLAALRDLPRMVLFLPSFWLLVPGSVGLVSVAQLGLRPELSGPTGSLAVSVILALALGLVVGTTLARLARTLGRRITAG from the coding sequence GTGACCCACCGCGACGACGACCGCACCCGCCAACTGCTGGCGTACCTGTCGGCCGCATTGATCGCCGGAGGCGCTGCCTCGCACGAGGTGGAGCAGGACGTCCGGATGATTGCGCGACGTTTGGGTCACCCCACCGTGCAGGTGCATGCCCAGCCGGTCGGCGTAGCCCTGTCGCTGGGGCACGGCACGCCCGCCACCTATGAGTCCGTCGAGGGACCGTTACGCCTCGACCAATCGGTTGCGGTGGCTCGCATCCAGCGCGGCCTGCTCGACGGATCGATGAATCCGGACGACGCCCTGCTGCGGTTGCGCGGTCTGCGGGCCCAACCCCACCGGCACCCGGTCGGCGGTATGTATTTGGGCGGCATCTGTGTCGCGATCGGTCTTGCGCTCATCCTGCAGCCGTCCTGGAACACCGTCGGATTCGCCCTGCTCACCGCGCCCTTCGTCGTCGCGCTGATGAGACTGGCCGGACGCGGGCTCCTGCCGGCCGCACTCATGCCCTGCATCGCAGCCTTCGGCGTTTCCCTGGCTGCCTTCTGGGCGCACCAACACGGCTATGTCGCCAGCCCACTTCGCACTCTGCTGCCGCCAGTGGCTGTGCTGCTTCCGGGAGCCACGATCGTCACCGGATTGTCCGAACTGGTGAATGGTGCAGCGGTGGCCGGGACATCCCGGTTGGCCTACGGCGCAACGCAATTGGTCATGTTCGCCATCGGCATCATCGGCGCGGCCGCCTTGCTCGACGTCGATTCGGCAGCCTTGCAGAACACCCGCATCGACGACCTCGGCGTGTGGAGCCCGGCTCCGGGTCTGCTCCTCGTCACGGCTGGCATCTGCCTGATGGAGGCCGTGCCCCGCCGCATTGCTCCGTGGGTGCTGACAGTGCTGGCCATCACCATGGTCACCCAACTCACCGTCCAGGAAGGCTTCGGGCAGGTCTGGCCAGGAGCATTCGCCGGTGCCGCTGCGGCGACGCTGGCGGCGTGGGTGCTCGCGGCGTTGCGCGACCTGCCACGCATGGTGCTCTTCCTGCCCAGCTTCTGGCTGCTCGTGCCCGGCTCGGTCGGCCTCGTGTCAGTCGCTCAGCTGGGCCTTCGGCCGGAGTTGTCCGGACCGACGGGCAGCCTGGCCGTCAGCGTCATCCTGGCGCTCGCCCTCGGCCTGGTGGTCGGCACCACCCTCGCCCGCCTGGCCCGCACGCTCGGACGCCGCATCACCGCCGGTTAA
- the xseA gene encoding exodeoxyribonuclease VII large subunit — protein MSSPIPEKAGDTTAEQPWPLRLLSMKIGEYVERMPPVWVEGQLVQINRRPGAPTVFLTLRDTDADLSMSVTTHINTLNAMGPAVQQGARVVMHAKPTFWATKGTLQLDARQIRAVGIGELLARVERLKQLLRSEGVFDQSRKRPLPFAPQRVGLICGRNSAAERDVVENTRRRWPATTFKIRQVAVQGVSTVEEVTAALAELDASPEVEVIVIARGGGSFEDLLPFSNETLVRAVSAAHTPVVSAIGHDVDNPLLDFVADVRASTPTDAAKLLVPDLREQLALVRRHHEAGARALHQRITQERHRIDMLRSRPVLTRPMTMVETRREDVDRLQDRGRIRLSHRLERGHDEITRLSAQLRALSPQHILDRGYAVVRHADGEVISDVEQVHADDLLRVTVARGDFAVKPVAASDA, from the coding sequence GTGAGCTCTCCCATCCCTGAGAAGGCCGGCGACACCACCGCCGAGCAGCCATGGCCGCTGCGGCTGCTGTCGATGAAGATCGGTGAGTACGTCGAACGCATGCCGCCGGTGTGGGTGGAAGGACAACTCGTCCAGATCAATCGGCGTCCCGGAGCGCCGACGGTCTTCCTGACGTTGCGCGACACGGACGCCGATCTGTCGATGTCGGTCACCACCCACATCAACACGCTCAACGCGATGGGTCCGGCGGTGCAGCAAGGCGCGCGCGTGGTGATGCACGCCAAGCCGACCTTCTGGGCGACCAAGGGCACCCTCCAACTGGACGCCCGCCAGATCCGCGCGGTCGGCATCGGTGAACTCCTCGCCCGGGTCGAGCGGCTGAAGCAACTGCTGCGCAGTGAAGGCGTCTTCGACCAGTCCCGCAAGCGCCCGTTGCCCTTCGCTCCGCAACGGGTCGGGCTGATCTGCGGCCGCAACAGTGCCGCCGAGCGCGATGTCGTGGAGAACACCCGACGCCGTTGGCCTGCAACGACTTTCAAGATCCGGCAGGTGGCAGTGCAAGGTGTGAGCACGGTGGAGGAGGTCACCGCTGCACTCGCCGAACTCGATGCATCACCCGAGGTCGAGGTGATCGTCATCGCCCGCGGTGGCGGCTCCTTCGAAGACCTGCTCCCCTTCTCCAACGAAACACTCGTGCGCGCCGTCAGCGCTGCCCACACGCCGGTCGTCAGCGCGATCGGCCACGACGTCGACAACCCCCTTCTCGACTTCGTGGCCGACGTGCGCGCTTCCACACCCACCGACGCCGCCAAACTGCTCGTGCCCGACCTTCGTGAGCAACTGGCTCTAGTGCGGCGGCATCACGAAGCCGGCGCCCGCGCGCTGCACCAGCGCATCACCCAGGAGCGACACCGCATCGACATGCTGCGCAGCAGGCCGGTGCTCACCCGTCCGATGACCATGGTCGAGACCCGCCGTGAGGATGTCGACCGACTGCAGGACCGTGGTCGAATCCGGCTGTCGCATCGCCTCGAACGCGGGCACGACGAGATCACCCGACTCAGTGCACAGCTGCGAGCGCTGTCACCGCAGCACATCCTCGATCGCGGCTATGCCGTCGTGCGCCACGCGGACGGCGAGGTGATCTCCGATGTGGAGCAGGTGCACGCCGATGATCTGCTACGCGTGACGGTCGCCCGCGGCGATTTCGCGGTCAAACCAGTCGCAGCCAGCGACGCGTAA
- a CDS encoding DUF4245 domain-containing protein: MRDDEQVTVDNSADRQQPSSDQQTPPQQPASEQPAPPKRRGMPGNAKSMIISMLVVAAAVLGWNALVPRVEKVNRPGVDVAGIARETNISQKWTVSYPQPAPKGWIPANVRVVKFEKLPPTWQAGYDLPDSRYIAVLQTDKPDELWRKQQTNYGTEQGTLQAGGATWTKYYRPSNKQVSIVRAEPLNGMATIVTGKADWDQLVTFAGLLKPAATS, encoded by the coding sequence ATGAGGGACGATGAGCAGGTGACCGTCGACAATTCCGCTGATCGGCAGCAGCCGAGCTCTGATCAGCAGACCCCTCCGCAGCAACCCGCCTCCGAGCAGCCGGCCCCGCCGAAGCGTCGCGGCATGCCCGGCAACGCCAAGAGCATGATCATTTCGATGCTCGTGGTCGCGGCCGCGGTGCTGGGGTGGAACGCCTTGGTGCCCCGTGTGGAGAAGGTCAACCGCCCTGGCGTCGACGTCGCCGGCATCGCCCGCGAGACCAACATCAGCCAGAAGTGGACGGTGTCGTACCCGCAGCCGGCACCCAAGGGCTGGATCCCGGCCAATGTGCGCGTCGTGAAGTTCGAGAAGCTGCCGCCGACCTGGCAGGCGGGCTATGACCTGCCCGACAGTCGCTACATCGCGGTGCTGCAGACTGACAAGCCGGACGAGTTGTGGCGCAAGCAGCAGACGAACTACGGCACCGAGCAAGGCACTCTGCAAGCCGGGGGAGCCACGTGGACGAAGTACTACCGCCCGTCCAACAAGCAGGTGAGCATCGTGCGGGCTGAGCCGTTGAACGGCATGGCCACGATCGTCACCGGCAAGGCCGACTGGGATCAGCTGGTCACTTTCGCCGGACTGCTGAAGCCCGCCGCGACGTCCTGA
- a CDS encoding DUF389 domain-containing protein produces MLVHLRLTVPAHLVDPVLGLLCDKPAVTNVIRLPGASLEPAGDLIQADVAREVASSILEDLSDLGLDEEGGIALVPLTATPFRRAHEVEEAAAGDPDDAVVWDVVKEQAASAVRPTVTFHLFLLIAVMLAAIAVLTDSSILVIGAMVVGPEFGTVAAICTGLVLGKGRLVVQGTKLLVLSFTFAIAVTTAVAWLGRLLGWITYEMVIRPRPQTAFIWHPDWWSFIVALLAGAAGVLALSADKGQTMVGVFISVTTVPAAGNLALGLGLTAGSEIIGSLQQLGINLAGMLIAGTITVLIQQFAWERMDKLTPAVVPAGEPSALAPTRRHRKVAAQSGAEQYLMRFRLRVRCSAVPCPATPGGRARPASPPRRTPR; encoded by the coding sequence ATGCTCGTCCACCTGCGCCTCACGGTGCCTGCTCACCTGGTCGATCCGGTGCTCGGCCTGCTGTGCGACAAGCCGGCCGTCACCAACGTGATCCGGCTCCCTGGCGCCAGTCTGGAGCCGGCCGGCGACCTCATTCAGGCAGATGTCGCGCGGGAAGTCGCCAGCAGCATTTTGGAGGATCTTTCCGATCTCGGTCTCGACGAAGAAGGCGGTATCGCGCTCGTCCCGCTGACCGCCACCCCGTTCCGACGAGCGCACGAGGTCGAAGAGGCGGCCGCCGGCGATCCGGACGACGCCGTGGTCTGGGACGTGGTGAAAGAGCAGGCCGCCAGCGCCGTGCGCCCCACGGTCACCTTCCATCTCTTCCTGCTGATCGCGGTGATGTTGGCGGCCATCGCGGTGCTGACCGACTCATCGATCCTGGTGATCGGCGCAATGGTGGTCGGACCGGAGTTCGGTACCGTCGCCGCGATCTGCACGGGCCTGGTGCTTGGGAAGGGCCGGTTGGTCGTCCAAGGCACGAAGCTCCTCGTCCTCAGCTTCACCTTCGCGATCGCCGTGACCACGGCTGTCGCGTGGCTCGGCAGACTCCTGGGCTGGATCACCTACGAAATGGTGATCAGGCCAAGGCCTCAGACGGCATTCATCTGGCATCCCGATTGGTGGTCCTTCATCGTCGCGCTGCTGGCCGGCGCGGCCGGCGTGCTCGCGCTCTCTGCCGACAAAGGGCAGACCATGGTCGGCGTCTTCATCTCGGTGACCACCGTGCCGGCCGCGGGCAATCTCGCGCTCGGGCTCGGGCTGACGGCCGGCTCGGAGATCATCGGCTCACTGCAGCAACTCGGCATCAACCTCGCCGGCATGTTGATCGCCGGCACGATCACCGTCCTGATCCAGCAATTCGCCTGGGAACGGATGGACAAGCTGACCCCAGCCGTTGTTCCGGCCGGTGAACCGTCGGCACTAGCGCCGACTCGACGGCACCGGAAGGTGGCGGCCCAGTCGGGTGCGGAGCAGTATCTGATGAGGTTCCGCCTGCGGGTCAGGTGTTCTGCAGTTCCTTGCCCCGCCACTCCGGGAGGCCGAGCGCGGCCAGCATCGCCACCGCGAAGGACACCCCGATGA
- a CDS encoding 4-hydroxy-3-methylbut-2-enyl diphosphate reductase, translated as MTATIEPTASKRVLLAAPRGYCAGVDRAVVTVEKALDLYGPPVYVRKEIVHNKHVVTTLEKRGAIFVEETDEVPHGATVIFSAHGVAPVVHEEAASLSLKTIDATCPLVTKVHREAVRFASDDFDILLIGHEGHEEVVGTAGEAPEHITLVQSPDHVDEVEVRDPDKVVWLSQTTLSVDETMETVRRLREKFPKLQDPPSDDICYATQNRQLAVKQMAPETDLMIVVGSRNSSNSVRLVEVALDHGAKAGHLVDYADEIDESWFEGVQTVGVTSGASVPEVLVRDVLSYLAERGYEDVKPIVAAEESLLFALPTELRRDLKAKNGKDADKVRHDAGSLH; from the coding sequence ATGACTGCCACCATCGAACCCACCGCTTCCAAGCGCGTTCTGCTCGCTGCCCCGCGCGGCTATTGCGCCGGCGTCGACCGCGCGGTGGTGACGGTCGAGAAGGCGCTCGACCTCTACGGCCCGCCGGTCTACGTGCGCAAGGAGATCGTGCACAACAAGCATGTCGTCACCACGCTGGAGAAGCGCGGCGCGATCTTCGTGGAGGAGACCGACGAGGTGCCCCACGGCGCCACGGTCATCTTCTCGGCACACGGCGTCGCTCCAGTTGTCCATGAGGAGGCGGCTTCGCTGTCGCTGAAGACGATCGACGCCACCTGCCCGCTGGTCACCAAGGTGCACCGCGAGGCCGTGCGATTCGCCAGTGACGACTTCGACATCCTCCTGATCGGGCACGAAGGCCACGAAGAGGTCGTCGGCACCGCCGGCGAGGCGCCCGAGCACATCACTCTGGTGCAGAGCCCTGACCACGTCGACGAGGTCGAGGTGCGCGACCCCGACAAGGTGGTCTGGCTCTCGCAGACCACACTGTCGGTCGACGAGACCATGGAGACGGTGCGTCGCCTCCGCGAGAAGTTCCCCAAGTTGCAGGATCCGCCGTCGGACGACATCTGTTACGCCACGCAGAACCGTCAGCTCGCGGTGAAGCAGATGGCCCCCGAGACCGATCTGATGATCGTCGTCGGCAGCCGCAACTCCTCCAACTCCGTGCGTCTGGTCGAAGTGGCTCTCGACCACGGTGCCAAGGCCGGTCACTTGGTCGACTATGCCGACGAGATCGACGAGTCGTGGTTCGAGGGCGTGCAGACCGTCGGCGTCACCTCCGGCGCCTCGGTGCCTGAAGTGCTGGTGCGCGACGTGCTCTCCTACCTCGCCGAGCGAGGTTATGAGGACGTCAAGCCGATCGTCGCGGCCGAGGAGAGCCTGCTGTTCGCTTTGCCGACGGAGCTACGTCGCGACCTCAAGGCCAAGAACGGCAAGGACGCCGACAAGGTGCGTCACGACGCCGGTTCGCTGCACTGA
- a CDS encoding monooxygenase family protein, giving the protein MTRCSKGQSTEHLHAFATDRDAPHLEPWRAFTRRVGADGSVGIWHETYEFSAGSYETLYANMPPFGLAKAVGVRPVGAGLATARQRMRQASAGAASG; this is encoded by the coding sequence GTGACTCGCTGCAGCAAGGGCCAGTCGACCGAGCATTTGCACGCCTTCGCTACCGATCGCGACGCGCCTCATCTGGAGCCATGGCGCGCGTTCACGCGACGAGTCGGGGCGGACGGCAGCGTCGGCATTTGGCACGAGACCTACGAATTCAGCGCCGGCAGCTACGAAACCCTCTACGCCAACATGCCGCCCTTCGGGCTGGCCAAAGCTGTAGGGGTGCGGCCAGTCGGCGCGGGCCTTGCGACGGCGCGGCAGCGGATGAGGCAGGCGTCCGCCGGCGCGGCCTCAGGCTGA
- the glpX gene encoding class II fructose-bisphosphatase yields the protein MTTAQPSFTIKPDRNLALELVRVTEAAAMAGAQYVGRGDKNTADGAAVAAMRELISTVSMNGTVVIGEGEKDNAPMLFNGEKVGDGTGPEVDVAVDPIDGTTLTAKGMNNAVAVMAVSERGSMYDPSAVFYMDKLATGPEAADVVDIRLPVAENIRRVAKAKGMNRSDVTVVMLDRPRHEKLGQEVRDAGARIRYISDGDVAGAIMAARDGTGIDLLLGIGGTPEGIITACAMKCMGGVIQGRLWPIDDDEKQRAIDAGHDIDAVLSTEELVTSDNCFFVATGITDGELLKGVRYEHGGALTQSLVMRSRSGTIRLIEARHLPSKVDDYR from the coding sequence ATGACCACCGCTCAGCCCTCGTTCACGATCAAACCCGACCGCAACCTCGCCCTGGAGTTGGTGCGGGTGACGGAGGCGGCAGCGATGGCCGGTGCCCAGTACGTCGGCCGCGGCGACAAGAACACCGCTGACGGGGCGGCGGTGGCCGCGATGCGCGAGCTCATCAGCACCGTCTCGATGAACGGCACGGTCGTGATCGGTGAGGGCGAGAAGGACAACGCGCCGATGCTGTTCAACGGGGAGAAGGTCGGTGACGGCACCGGGCCCGAGGTCGATGTGGCGGTCGACCCGATCGACGGCACCACCCTGACCGCCAAGGGCATGAACAACGCGGTCGCGGTCATGGCCGTCAGCGAGCGCGGCTCGATGTACGACCCGAGCGCTGTCTTCTACATGGACAAACTGGCCACTGGTCCCGAGGCCGCCGACGTGGTCGACATCCGCCTCCCGGTGGCCGAGAACATCCGCCGCGTGGCCAAGGCCAAGGGCATGAACCGCTCCGACGTCACCGTGGTGATGCTCGACCGTCCCCGTCACGAGAAGCTGGGGCAAGAGGTGCGGGACGCCGGCGCCCGGATCCGCTACATCAGTGACGGCGATGTGGCGGGCGCGATCATGGCTGCCCGGGACGGCACGGGTATCGACCTGCTGCTCGGCATCGGCGGTACGCCCGAGGGCATCATCACCGCGTGCGCCATGAAGTGCATGGGCGGCGTGATCCAGGGTCGCCTCTGGCCCATCGACGACGACGAGAAGCAGCGCGCCATCGACGCCGGCCACGACATCGATGCGGTGCTCTCGACCGAGGAACTCGTCACCAGCGACAACTGCTTCTTCGTGGCCACCGGCATCACTGACGGGGAACTGTTGAAGGGTGTGCGTTACGAGCACGGTGGAGCCCTCACCCAGTCGCTCGTGATGCGCTCGCGCAGCGGCACGATCCGGCTGATCGAGGCGCGTCACCTGCCGTCCAAGGTCGACGACTACCGCTGA
- the ychF gene encoding redox-regulated ATPase YchF, with protein sequence MALTIGIVGLPNVGKSTMFNALTKNNVLAANYPFATIEPNVGVVPLPDPRLKVLAGIFGSAQILPATVSFVDIAGIVKGASEGEGLGNKFLANIREADAICQVVRAFVDDDVHHVDGKVEPSSDLETINTELILADLQTLEKAVPRLDKEVKGKKTDKAVLDAAVAAQKILEAGDPLSKHPGAVDLEAVRELGLLTTKPFIYVFNVDEDQLTDEDFQATMQALVAPADAIFLNAKLESEVAELDDAEARELLESVGIEEPGLDQLAHKGFNTLGLQTYLTAGPKETRAWTIRKGWTAPQAAGVIHTDFQKGFIKAEVISFEDLVETGSVAEARAKGKARMEGKDYVMQDGDVVEFRFNV encoded by the coding sequence GTGGCCCTCACCATCGGAATCGTCGGACTTCCCAACGTCGGCAAGTCGACCATGTTCAACGCCCTGACCAAGAACAACGTGCTCGCCGCGAACTACCCGTTCGCGACGATCGAGCCCAACGTCGGGGTCGTCCCGCTGCCGGATCCGCGGCTGAAGGTGCTTGCCGGCATCTTCGGTTCTGCGCAGATCCTGCCTGCGACGGTGTCCTTCGTCGACATCGCCGGCATCGTCAAGGGCGCCTCCGAGGGTGAAGGGCTGGGCAACAAGTTCCTGGCCAACATCCGCGAGGCCGACGCGATCTGCCAGGTGGTGCGTGCGTTCGTGGACGACGACGTGCACCACGTCGATGGCAAGGTCGAGCCGTCGTCCGACCTGGAGACCATCAACACCGAGCTGATCCTGGCCGACCTGCAGACTCTCGAGAAGGCCGTGCCGCGCCTCGACAAGGAGGTCAAGGGCAAGAAGACCGACAAGGCGGTGCTCGACGCAGCCGTCGCCGCGCAGAAGATCCTCGAAGCCGGCGACCCGCTCTCCAAGCACCCGGGCGCGGTTGACCTGGAGGCCGTGCGCGAACTCGGTCTGCTGACCACCAAGCCGTTCATCTACGTCTTCAACGTGGACGAGGACCAGCTCACCGACGAGGATTTCCAGGCCACGATGCAGGCATTGGTCGCACCGGCCGACGCGATCTTCCTCAACGCCAAGCTCGAGTCGGAAGTCGCCGAACTCGACGACGCCGAAGCCCGTGAACTGCTGGAGTCGGTCGGCATCGAAGAGCCCGGTCTCGACCAGTTGGCGCACAAGGGCTTCAACACCCTCGGCCTGCAGACCTACCTGACCGCCGGCCCCAAGGAAACCCGCGCCTGGACGATCCGCAAGGGCTGGACGGCCCCGCAGGCCGCGGGTGTGATCCACACCGACTTCCAGAAGGGCTTCATCAAGGCCGAGGTCATCTCCTTCGAAGACCTTGTGGAGACCGGCTCGGTCGCCGAAGCCCGCGCCAAGGGCAAAGCGCGCATGGAGGGCAAGGACTACGTCATGCAGGACGGCGACGTGGTCGAGTTCCGGTTCAACGTCTAG
- a CDS encoding MFS transporter, protein MSSLAKSADSTDSTQELTRSQRLDRLPFTRLHGRLLGGSGVGWALDAMDVGLISFLMVAIKKDWGLSTGQVSWLASVGFIGMAVGASVGGYLADRIGRRNVFALTLVIYGLATGFSALSTGFWMLVVFRFVIGLGLGAELPVASTLVSEYAPARIRGRMVVLLESFWAVGWILAALIGYYVVPQENGWRWALVIGVVPAFYALYVRRGLPESVRFLERAGRVDEAEASVRRFEESAGIAPVPSPAPKQIAKPSWKALWEKRFAGRTVALWLTWFGVNFSYYGAFLWIPTFLVAQGFPMAKSFEFTLWITLAQLPGYAVAAVLIEKVGRRFTLASFLLGSAVSAIAFGQSGSETAILVSGCMLSFFNLGAWGALYAVTPEVYPTTFRATGSGSATAFGRIASIIGPLLVPWVHDNHGTGPTFVLIGVSFAVAMLAALGLPEWRGKELQNT, encoded by the coding sequence ATGTCCAGCCTGGCCAAGAGCGCCGACAGTACGGACTCCACGCAAGAGCTCACTCGCAGCCAGCGGCTCGACCGACTGCCATTCACCCGTCTGCACGGACGTCTGCTCGGCGGCTCCGGCGTCGGCTGGGCGCTGGATGCGATGGACGTCGGTCTCATCTCCTTCCTCATGGTCGCGATCAAGAAGGACTGGGGCCTTTCGACGGGACAGGTTTCGTGGCTGGCCTCCGTCGGCTTCATCGGCATGGCGGTCGGGGCGTCCGTGGGCGGCTACCTCGCCGACCGCATCGGACGACGCAATGTCTTCGCGCTCACCCTCGTCATCTACGGCCTCGCCACAGGCTTCTCAGCGCTGTCGACCGGCTTCTGGATGCTCGTGGTGTTCCGGTTCGTCATCGGGCTCGGTCTCGGCGCCGAGCTGCCCGTGGCGTCGACGTTGGTGAGTGAGTACGCACCCGCGCGCATTCGCGGTCGGATGGTCGTCCTGCTGGAGTCGTTCTGGGCGGTCGGTTGGATCCTTGCGGCGCTCATCGGCTACTACGTCGTGCCGCAGGAGAACGGCTGGCGCTGGGCGCTGGTGATCGGCGTGGTGCCTGCGTTCTACGCCCTTTACGTGCGCCGCGGCTTGCCGGAATCGGTGCGCTTTCTCGAACGAGCCGGACGGGTGGACGAGGCGGAGGCTTCAGTGCGCCGCTTCGAGGAGTCTGCGGGTATCGCGCCGGTGCCCTCGCCCGCTCCGAAGCAGATCGCCAAGCCATCGTGGAAGGCGTTGTGGGAGAAGCGTTTTGCCGGCCGCACCGTCGCCCTGTGGCTGACCTGGTTCGGCGTCAACTTCTCCTACTACGGTGCCTTCCTCTGGATTCCGACCTTCCTGGTCGCCCAGGGCTTCCCCATGGCGAAGTCGTTCGAGTTCACACTGTGGATCACCCTCGCCCAACTGCCTGGCTATGCCGTGGCGGCCGTCCTGATCGAGAAGGTCGGACGCCGGTTCACCCTCGCCAGCTTCCTGCTCGGCTCGGCGGTCTCGGCCATCGCGTTCGGACAGTCGGGATCGGAGACGGCGATCCTCGTCAGCGGCTGCATGCTCTCGTTCTTCAACCTGGGCGCCTGGGGTGCGCTCTACGCTGTCACGCCGGAGGTCTACCCGACCACCTTCCGCGCCACCGGTAGTGGAAGCGCGACAGCCTTCGGACGTATCGCCTCGATCATCGGCCCGCTCCTCGTGCCGTGGGTCCATGACAACCACGGCACCGGTCCGACCTTCGTCCTCATCGGGGTGTCCTTCGCGGTGGCGATGCTGGCCGCGCTCGGCCTCCCGGAGTGGCGGGGCAAGGAACTGCAGAACACCTGA